GGGGCTTGCAAACCTCCCGGCGCCCGGGAAGCAGCGAGCTCGGCGGGAAGGCAAGCCCTGGACCGGATTACGGCTAGGGCACAGGGCGCCCGAATATGCCTGGGGGACTGTTTCTGCTTCCGAAACAAAACGATCTCGGGGTTTTCCCTGAAAAGCCAGTTCCAGCCCCAAAGGTACTCTGGCTAGAAAagacccaccctaatccttttcctGCCCTTGCCGGGAGGGTGTAATGGCTTcatcagagggggaaaaaaaaaccgcTCTTCCCTGTAGGATTGGATTTGAGTTGACGGGGAGCCGGTGCGTCCCCACCCTGAAGCTGAGGTTCTCCAAAGGGTGCCTCCGGAGGAAGAAAAGGGGTTTAGGCAGGGCGAGGCCGCCGCAGTAGTAATCTGGGTCACTGCTGTTCCAGCTCCGAGACTCGGCTTTCCCGGCGACTCCCCGCGCGCGGCACCCCTGCGCGATTCTCAGGAACCGGGGTTCAGACCACCCACCCCCATTAGTGGACGTTGTTCGGGGTTTGAAAGAGTGGGGGTGGGGTTAGTGAGgttccaaataaactattagcagGAATATACTGGTAGCGGTGAATGCCGAGGGGCTTCTGCCCAAATTTGGGGGGTGGTTCTTGGATTTGGGTGCCTGTCGTCGATCTCTCTAGAGAAAAAGGCTTTTCCAATTGCAAAGTTTTCTAAATCCCCTACGACCGTTTGCACTCGCGAGGTTTGCATCTGGAGGGTACTCCAAATTCTATGCCAGGTAGCTGGGTTGGAGAGCCGGTGGGCTTCCTTTGGGCAGCCGGATCTGCATCGGTGCAACTGGGGTTGACGTGCTAGTGAGAGCTAGGATTCTGCAGCCCTTAACACCCCCTCCCCCAGTCAGTGCCTTGTGTGAATGAAATGGCAGTTTCCAAAGTTGCAGAGCAACGCCACCACCCCCTACATCTgcatgccccctcccaccccctgtCGTAGACAGCTTGTAcacaaaaggagggagggagagcgcGAGAGACAGAACTTCCTCCACCTTCAGCAGAGCAGAGCAAAGTGGGGGGCTTGGAGGGCAGGCTGAAACACCGGGCGAGCTCTGCGGccaggttaaggttagagggggTGCACACAGCCTGTCCCCCATTCTGCTCAGCTTGCCAATCCTCTCCTGGTGTATCTGTCGGTTGCAGTGTCGGAGGCTGGAGCCGGCCCCCGCCTTCCGCGCCCCCCACGGGACGAAAGCACCCCCTGTATTAAAAAGAGCGCAGCAGAAAGAAGTCCTCATTCGCCGGCCAGGAGGCGAGCCAATGCCGAGCTGCACCGCGTCCACCATGCCTGGAATGATCTGCAAAAACCCGGACCTCGAGTTTGACTCGCTGCAGCCCTGCTTCTACCCGGACGAAGATGACTTCTACTTCGGCGGCCCCGACTCGACACCCCCGGGAGAGGACATCTGGAAGAAGTTTGAGCTGCTGCCCACGCCCCCACTGTCGCCCAGCCGTGCCTTCCCGGAGCACAGTCCGGAGCCCCCTAACTGGGCTACGGAGATGCTGCTGCCTGAGGCTGACCTGTGGGGTAACCCGACCGAAGAGGACGCGTTCGGCTTTGGGGGACTGGGCGGCCTCACCCCCAATCCGGTCATCCTCCAGGACTGCATGTGGAGCGGTTTCTCTGCCCGGGAGAAGCTGGAGCGCgcggtgagcgaaaagctgcagCACGGCCGCGGGGTGCCAGCTGCTTGCACCCCAGCCCCGGCCCCGGGAGCGGGCGCTGCCAGCCCTCCCGGCCGCGGGCATAGCGCTTCTGGGAGCGCGGGCCGCACTGGGGCCGCCCTGCCCGCCGAGCTCGCCCACCCAGCCGCCGAGTGCGTGGATCCCGCGGTGGTTTTCCCCTTCCCGGTCAACAAGCGGGAGCCGGCACCTATGCCTGCCGTCCCGGCCGGAGCCTCAGCGGTGGGGGCTGCAGTCCCCTCCGGGCCAAGCGCTGCAGCTCCGGCCAGTGCCCCAGCGGCTGTTCCTCCGCGCGCAGGCGGCCGCCCGGCCAGCAGCAACGACCACAAGGCTCTCAGCACCTCCGGAGAGGACACCCTCAGCGACTCAGGTAATGACTGTTCCTGGTGGCTGCCTCTCAGGAGTACTGAAGCTAAGGGTCATGTTCCTTTTGTTAGTGTTGACGTTTTGAGCTTTGGGGAATATTTTCGAGGCAGTACAGGTGGTGGGGAGGTCCTGTTTCCTCCAAGCCCAGCCCCAGTGTAATGAAAGTCCGCTAAGCGGGTGTTCTCGGAAGTCTCAAGTTCTTTGCagttccttccagtctcttctagGATCCTTACTCTAGGCCAGTACTGGCCCTCACCTGCTCCCCCGCGGCTCTTTTGCAACGCAGTCGTAGAAATAACATTATGAAAAGTTAGTGGGCAAAGCTGGGAGGGGGCCTAGGAGGGTGCTGGGTGAATTGCATGGGCAGAAACCTGTTAGGCAGGGGTGGAAAGAGACGCGCCGGCCAAGGACAGGGGAGGGAAAAGACACCCCGAGAAGACCCAAGGACTGCAAAATCCTATTTAGGGCGCAGGAAGTTAGTGTGAAATTGCACAGATGGCTAGTAAccggttttaatttttttccgaCCTCCGTTCtggtctctctccctccctcagtgGGCGGTGGGCTATTTGCACTTGGTGTGTGGCCAGCAGGCGGCGATATGGAGGACCGAGTATCTGAAAAGCTGAGGGTGGGGGGGCCACCCGTTCCTCCATTCAGCAGCTGGCAGCAAGCACAACAGCGGTTGTGTACACTCTCAAGAAGCCTCCTGTTTGCAGTGAACAGTGAAAACTGGGTCCAGTTTTGTCTTGCACCCTCTTTTGGGCTGCATCTCAGGACTAATTTGAGAGCCAAGTGTAGTGTTCAGTAACCCAGTACCCTTCAAAGAGGGGCTGCACTCAGCAGGCTCTCCAGGAATGCACACACCCCTGAACAGACTCCTTGATAGGAGTTTCATTGTGTGCACTGGTCTGTCTTAAGCTGAAGGGAGAGATTAAAATGAAGAATTTGCCTTGGGCTCTGGAGGTAAAGAATCCTGCCCTAACGCTTCTCCTTAGAACAGGGAGCAAGGACCCTCGTGGACCTTAAAAACCAATGTTTTCAAAATTCGGAATATAGGTGGATATAAAGCCTAACTTTTCTTCAGTGTGGATCCGTCTGAGGCTCCTGGAAGGAGAACTTGGTGATAAGCCTCCGGTTTGAAAAGGCTCTCTGTCCCTTTAATGTCTGAGTCTTGACAGCTTTCGGTGAGGAAGCACTTCCTTCCAACAGCTGTCTTCTTGGCAGAAAACCAAAACATTGGCTTAAAGGGACCCACAGACTGGAACAGCCTCACATTTCGGCTTTAGAACAAATCCAGCAATTGTTCAGCTTTCCGGTCTCCTCTAGATCAAGCAGAAGATGTGTTTTGATTTTCATGCTTGCATTTTAAACAATAATTTTCTATCCCAGCTTGATAGTAAATGAGGAGAGGGGAAAATGGCCTACATGATGGTACACGTTTTTGTTGTTCCTGTTATTACTGGTGACTTTCAGACGAGGTGCTCccattgttttggttttatagctacTGGGAATTACGGCTTTGCAGTAAAAATTTTAATCTTTGTTGTATGAAAAACTTGCTACGCAGAATTCATGGTCATGGAAGAAAACTTCACTTTTCATCCTTAATTAAAttgttcttaagtttttttttaaggacttaaAGTTGAACTCAACCATGTGTAAATCTGTTAAGTGTTCTAACTGAGAagctaaaaatgttaaaaagtctACAAGGCAGGCTGATGATTATGGTAAAagctgccatttattgagcatctagtcAATCCAGCTTCATGCTAGGTCTTTACACATTACGTCAAACTCAAGAAAGCTgtggtattatccccatttaataGTAGAGAAAACCGAGGCTTAGAAAAGTTGAGGAACTTGCCTGGGGTCATGCAACTAGTGTATGGAGGAGCCAGGATTCTGTTTGACCCTAAAGCCCAGGTTCTTTATATTTCTACCACCTGCTAAAATCCAAATAAGGCCCGAAAGTGCAGTAGGGCTatggagaaggggaaaaaaaaaaaaaaaaattccagagtcTTAAAATTATGAACTAAAATACGTTTCTGTCCACGTTTATGTGGATAGCTCCATAATAAATAAtagactatgtgccaggccctgctctGAGCTAGTTAGAGACAGCATTAATTTAATTTGTGTCTGTACATGAGACTAACTCCCTCTTTTTCTCAAAGATGATGATGACGACGAAGAGGAAGatgaagaggaagaaattgacgTGGTCACAGTGGAAAAGCGGCGTTCCTCCTCCAACAGCAAGGCTGTCACCACCTTCACCATCACAGTGCGTCCCAAGAATGCAGCTCTGGGCCCAGGGAGGGCTCAGTCTGGTGAGCTGATCCTCAAACGCTGTGTCCCCATCCACCAGCAACACAACTATGCTGCCCCCTCGCCCTATGTGGAGAGTGAGGATGCCCCACCCCAGAAGAAGATTAAGAGCGAGGTGTCCCCACGTCCCCTCAAGAACGTCGTTCCCCCAAAGGCTAAGAGCTTGAGTCCTCGCAACTCTGACTCGGAGGACAGTGAGCGTCGTCGCAACCACAACATCCTGGAGCGCCAGCGACGCAATGACCTACGGTCCAGCTTCCTCACGCTCAGGGACCACGTGCCAGAGCTGGTGAAGAACGAGAAGGCCGCCAAGGTGGTCATTTTGAAAAAGGCCACAGAGTACGTCCACTCCCTTCAGGCAGAAGAGCACCAGCTTTTGCTGGAAAAGGAAAAAttgcaggcaagacagcagcaGTTGCTAAAGAAAATTGAACACGCTCGGACTTGCTAAATGTTTCTCAAAACTGGACAGTCACTGCCACTTTgcacattttgatttttttttttttttaaacaaatattatGTTGACATTAAGAATGTGGGTTTACTTTCAAATCAGTCTCCTGTCAAGTTTGGATCTGGTTAGGGGCAGGATGAGTGGGGGTCCTGCCAGGACCTCAGGACTGGGCCTGCCTTGATGCGATGCTGGGCGGCCATCGCATCGTTTCCTCCACCTCACCTCTGCGATGCCATAGAAGTTCATGACAAGTTGAGAGCCTCTGGGGCTGTTGAAGTCACCTTGTTCCAAGTTTCCAAACAACAGAAAGTCattccttctttttaaaaatggtgctTAAGTTCCAGCAGATGTCACTTAAGGGGGTTGCCATTTGATACCCCTGGGGAACATTTCTGTAAATACCATTGACACACTGCCTTTTGTACATGTCTTGGGTAATGAGAGGTGGCTTTCGCGGCCAGTATTAGACTGGAAGTTCATACCTAAGTACTGTAATACCTCAATGTTTGAGGAGCATGTTTTGTATACAAATATATTGTTAATCTCTGTTATGTACTGTACTAATTCTTACACTGCCTGTATACTTTAGTATGATGCTGATACATAACTAAATTTGATACTTATATTTTCGTATGAAAATGAGTTGTGAAAGTTTTGAGTAGATATTACTTTATCACTTTTTGAACTAAGAAACTTTTGTAAAGaaatttactatatatatatatatgccttttttcctagcctgtttCTTCCTGTTAATGTTATTTGTTCATGTTTGGTG
The sequence above is drawn from the Elephas maximus indicus isolate mEleMax1 chromosome 12, mEleMax1 primary haplotype, whole genome shotgun sequence genome and encodes:
- the MYCN gene encoding N-myc proto-oncogene protein isoform X2, with amino-acid sequence MRGAPGNWVGAELALARRKRAQTATEDPPHSPPGDPRAASPLDPRQSAGDDDDDEEEDEEEEIDVVTVEKRRSSSNSKAVTTFTITVRPKNAALGPGRAQSGELILKRCVPIHQQHNYAAPSPYVESEDAPPQKKIKSEVSPRPLKNVVPPKAKSLSPRNSDSEDSERRRNHNILERQRRNDLRSSFLTLRDHVPELVKNEKAAKVVILKKATEYVHSLQAEEHQLLLEKEKLQARQQQLLKKIEHARTC
- the MYCN gene encoding N-myc proto-oncogene protein isoform X1, giving the protein MPSCTASTMPGMICKNPDLEFDSLQPCFYPDEDDFYFGGPDSTPPGEDIWKKFELLPTPPLSPSRAFPEHSPEPPNWATEMLLPEADLWGNPTEEDAFGFGGLGGLTPNPVILQDCMWSGFSAREKLERAVSEKLQHGRGVPAACTPAPAPGAGAASPPGRGHSASGSAGRTGAALPAELAHPAAECVDPAVVFPFPVNKREPAPMPAVPAGASAVGAAVPSGPSAAAPASAPAAVPPRAGGRPASSNDHKALSTSGEDTLSDSDDDDDEEEDEEEEIDVVTVEKRRSSSNSKAVTTFTITVRPKNAALGPGRAQSGELILKRCVPIHQQHNYAAPSPYVESEDAPPQKKIKSEVSPRPLKNVVPPKAKSLSPRNSDSEDSERRRNHNILERQRRNDLRSSFLTLRDHVPELVKNEKAAKVVILKKATEYVHSLQAEEHQLLLEKEKLQARQQQLLKKIEHARTC
- the MYCN gene encoding N-myc proto-oncogene protein isoform X3, producing MRGAPGNWVGAELALARRKRAQTATEDPPHSPPGDPRAASPLDPRQSAGVSEAGAGPRLPRPPRDESTPCIKKSAAERSPHSPARRRANAELHRVHHAWNDLQKPGPRV